The Aphis gossypii isolate Hap1 chromosome 3, ASM2018417v2, whole genome shotgun sequence genome includes a region encoding these proteins:
- the LOC114131448 gene encoding microtubule-associated protein futsch-like isoform X18: MGNPSDHVETPLTGGYLLIVLAEPRTAEHKLAILKKLTKGLSCWNYEESGVEIVTELNAIVNQNIEGEEGKNGEQLFQYVSDNLVAEILINPQHSTLVQCVRNLLASFTKYRCIIHAGYSFTENGSWIVQDGSFSVIDFLDAYKTAEAQRTIRLHENHIRIDLHCSADADWNQVSRLKGTRFLLNPPEKIVDNESIESTVRWLCDKIEVVELDILLEGSQVVGNIRFSRPTLYVFPAGQGDSALFGINGFNMLIDGGAGRNSCFWGFARHLDRLDAVLLTRLNSSNLEGVASFLKRKTMSSLYPQIGHFFCNFKTRKQISSPNTDAKQDVLSISLIDTAQSIITDLKQLQLRPHLCYRNINLEPINLYHKVGHGKLDMYVLNPSKDSKEVKDFLTKWNEGDQKLFNPTKDLQFPLPNIISVCTLLVWQPANPNTTITRIFFPGSSPQNKIFESLERVRHLEFLKHPSCSIKSMSSSTSVTIKSQTTKKTVLEKMIPGETKAVKTMENLEVSTSASNAVIQTAIIPTVPKEGTPKPKFPVEAEKSKPNLKTVTKETVNSKTKIEHKYSSISAKVNSNKVIQKSTTIKKTLKLSSKSPPTDKSTPTTPIENQEKTPKPIKQVIKPKSTIKSPSSTPTKSKKEEANRKVLVSSRTNSGLKRTQITKKEIKPAKPINEIETEGISSKKDSNIIYKSSLISGDKDKSGEEEDILIVEKVAITPEKLLTPDGKKIIANELDGILTTAKDIVIKEKCVEKLSDSGATTAPTMPEDEKINDSKKEIEVNESDQKSEEFKKAKDALKTPDEVADLPFHEEADEHKTKVTEKVIETEIESQEIVQVENAEYVLVSLDSSPEALKRQVLDNVNLLDTELDEESEKEDEYVEKKESKLIEHLLESSKDLCEITDKIDELKKQNEHEINNHLIHENLQNYSHGNTETINVCAELINQEKQIEIQEKAKSRGSLSDETLQTMVNETITTATNVINRSGSTTEEQERVSEHIRATHESKVSTKPDSIDNEQVQSSLNDTNTSSSKITSRSGSISIDKKANTTEKTTDKQDSKASSNAGSVCEEPVKSPVNETVTSSSKVASRSGSITDDQAKTTEISEDKKDSKASSKEASVCDEPVKSPVNETITSSSKVASRSASITNEQEKTTGNVNDNQDSKASSRAGSVCDEHVKSPVHETFTSSSKVASRSGSIITEEQEKTTDKQDSKASSKAGSVCDEPVKSPVHETILTANKVPSRSGSITTDEQEKTLDKLESKTSSKSGSVCDEPVKSPVHETILTANKVSSRSGSITTDEQEKSLDKLESKASSKAGSVCDEPVKSPVHETILTADKVASRSGSITTDEQEKTLDKLESKASSKAGSVCDEPVKSPVHETILTANIVTSRSGSITNEQEKTTENVNENQGSKESSRAGSVCDEHVKSPVHETITSSSKVASRSASITTEEQEKTLDKLESKASSKAGSVCDEPVKSPVHETILTADKVASRSGSITTDEQEKTLDKLESKASSKAGSVCDEQVKSPVHETITSSSKVASRSGSITTDEQEITTDKIDSKASSKAGSVCDEPVKSPVHETILTADKVASRSGSITTDEQEKTLDKLESKASSKSSSVCDEPVKSPIRETITSSSKVASRSGSITNEQEKTTENVNDNQDSKVSSRAGSVCDKHVKSPVYETITSSSKVASRSGSITTDEQEITTDIMDSKASSKAGSVCDELVESLLCEATASDKIKTMISSSISHEPLHDNQYSKVSRKASSICEEPLKSSELEINTDVTKLKSRPSSINQDQDIVYNSLTDKQEFNASSNETSSINYREPIKIDCFEKNTNERVISSRPNSEEELLDSVPSINKYSTLENTISDISFKEQEIVSTSLINKSNSICQDTESTPTLAMDKYDIETSSRKDSFCQDKNESITISSSSTSSICQEINTQSSKLSSRKSSIIDDLIDKPSKLQIGEKSSSLQESNIYDHSIDDNSKIFNKSGSLCDEMLNMSFNKVTENVISNKTCERIVSPTLIAENTECKIDNKEGSVGEESMKSSNNETGNKGNLISSTLNSIPQKTEEEKNQSSKSSSIFDETQKLQIENNKIILSPFEIIETNVIEKKVEESKSLGRIGSLCEEIAKFLTDDDKKMSTNNTYESSCGINESTLKNNNEVLKVETEPLLQFEKNTYALNKIEKPLQLDDEVKVSEKHDNINEKNTDHSLPAENITVSNIKSSDISTILIEENNKTGIMNVAQMVGKNINDESFTKHTAITDNESKNLKTVNPISSITSEECISKLSNVLIEDIVKSSNEKNIMNNSSLTDICVNQPLGVTLNSEDLGVTKDIVMQLKRDVHEALHQCSSDDERPYTPQSESSMSRSAMNIDEDDDDNEDNKIETDDDMAGSPMSTGPSPIQMQLDNRQVEINIDFNKAIQEHRITRGEDLTTTEANGNHVTEIKTTEHDNINQNQSTSSDTVQSWGKPLGLPPVQSINNNGFDPIREWGKPFGLPSPTQPVLELGETQNMSSKITPKKLKKIMDNKPIINVMDKDSQNRIRRSESPSKLRSRSSSRMSRINPVYLDLIYVPHHGNSKYVSADFFKRVRARNYVFSGTDPSKEVLNALIEGKQAWEDQDLEVTIIPTYDTDTLGQWVAENEELLTKLKIDLSPSASRCTIKLQDHNTSCSAYRLEF, translated from the exons GGCTTTCGTGTTGGAATTATGAAGAGAGTGGCGTTGAAATAGTAACTGAACTTAATGCTATTGTTAATCAAAACATCGAAGGCGAAGAAGGCAAAAAtg gtgaACAACTTTTTCAATATGTAAGTGATAATTTAGTGGCAGAAATTCTTATTAACCCTCAACACAGTACATTAGTGCAATGCGTAAGAAACTTATTAGCAAGTTTTACAAAGTATAGATGCATTATTCATGCAGGATATTCGTTCACAGAAAATGGATCGTGGATCGTCCag gatGGTTCATTTTCGGTCATTGACTTCTTAGATGCATATAAAACGGCTGAAGCTCAGCGCACAATTAGACTCCATGAAAACCATATTCGTATTGATCTTCATTGTTCTGCAGACGCTGATTGGAATCAAGTTAGTCGACTTAAAGGCACGCGTTTTTTGTTAAATCCGCCGGAAAAAATAGTTGACAATGAGTCAATAGAATCAACTGTAAGGTGGCTTTGTGATAAAATTGAAGTGGTTGAACTTGATATACTACTTGAAGGGTCACAAGTTGTGGGAAATATCAGATTTAGTAGACCTACACTTTATGTATTTCCTGCTGGACAAGGCGATTCCGCATTATTTGGCATCAATGGATTCAACATGTTAATCGATGGAGGAGCGGGAAGAAATTCTTGTTTTTGGGGTTTTGCAAGACACTTGGATCGATTAGATGCAGTACTATTAACAAGACTCAACAGTAGTAATTTAGAAGGAGTTGCATCctttttaaaacgaaaaaccATGTCATCATTGTATCCACAAAtaggacattttttttgtaacttcaAG acaagaaaacaaatatcatCTCCTAACACTGATGCTAAACAAGATGTTCTTTCAATTAGCTTAATAGATACAGCACAAAGCATAATAACTGATCTTAAACAATTGCAACTTCGTCCGCATTTATGTTATCGAAACATAAATTTAGAACCCatcaatttatatcataaagttGGACATGGAAAACTcgatatgtatgtattaaatccTTCTAAAGACAGTAAAGAGGTAAAAGACTTTTTGACAAAATGGAATGAAGgtgatcaaaaattatttaatcctACTAAAGATTTGCAGTTTCCATTGCCTAACATTATATCTGTTTGTACACTGCTAGTATGGCAACCAGCAAATCCAAATACTACCATcactagaattttttttcccgGAAGTAGtcctcaaaataaaatatttgaatcttTAGAAAGAGTCAGACatcttgaatttttaaagCATCCTTCATGCTCTATTAAATCAATGAGTTCATCTACATcagtaacaataaaatcacAAACAACAAAGAAGACAGTTCTTGAAAAAATGATTCCTGGTGAAACTAAAGCCGTTAAAACTATGGAAAATTTAGAAGTATCAACATCAGCCTCAAATGCTGTTATACAAACAGCTATAATACCAACAGTACCCAAAGAAGGAACTCCAAAACCAAAATTCCCAGTTGAGGcagaaaaatcaaaaccaaATTTAAAGACAGTTACGAAAGAAACAGttaactcaaaaacaaaaattgaacatAAATATAGTTCAATTAGTGCAAAAGTAAATTCTAACAAGGTTATACAAAAAAgtacaactattaaaaaaacattaaaattatcatctaAATCTCCTCCTACTGATAAATCAACACCAACTACTCCAATtgaaaatcaagaaaaaacgCCTAAACCAATTAAACAAGTTATCAAACcaaaatcaacaataaaatctCCTTCAAGTACTCctactaaaagtaaaaaagagGAAGCTAATCGTAAAGTTTTGGTTTCTTCAAGAACGAATTCTGGTTTAAAGCGAActcaaataactaaaaaagaaataaagcCAGCCAAACcaataaatgaaattgaaacagAAGGTATTTCTTCGAAAAAAgactcaaatattatttataaatctagtTTGATAAGTGGTGATAAAGATAAAAGTGGCGAAGaagaagatattttaattgtggAAAAAGTAGCGATTACACCAGAAAAACTATTGACTCCAGAtgggaaaaaaatcattgccAATGAATTGGATGGGATTTTAACAACTGCCAAGGATAtagtaattaaagaaaaatgcgTAGAAAAATTGTCAGATTCTGGAGCCACTACAGCGCCCACTATGCCAgaagatgaaaaaataaatgactcaaaaaaagaaatcgaAGTTAACGAATCAGACCAAAAATccgaagaatttaaaaaagcaaaagatGCATTAAAAACACCAGATGAAGTTGCTGATTTACCATTTCACGAAGAAGCAGatgaacataaaacaaaagttaCAGAAAAAGTAATTGAAACAGAAATTGAATCACAAGAAATTGTTCAAGTAGAAAATGCCGAATATGTACTGGTATCATTAGATTCATCTCCAGAAGCATTAAAACGACAAGTATTGGATAACGTTAATTTGTTGGATACAGAACTTGACGAAGAATCTGAAAAAGAAGATGAATacgtagaaaaaaaagaaagtaaattaatagaaCATCTACTTGAATCATCCAAGGATTTGTGTGAAATAACAGACAAAATTGatgagttaaaaaaacaaaacgaacATGAGATTAACAATCACCTAATAcatgaaaatttacaaaactataGTCACGGTAATACTGAAACTATAAATGTATGCGCAGAATTGATaaatcaagaaaaacaaatagaaaTTCAAGAAAAAGCGAAATCTAGAGGTTCACTTTCTGATGAGACATTACAAACTATGGTTAATGAAACTATTACGACAGCtactaatgttataaatagatCAGGATCAACTACTGAAGAACAAGAGAGAGTATCAGAACACATCAGGGCAACCCATGAGTCTAAGGTATCTACTAAACCAGATTCAATTGATAATGAACAAGTTCAATCTTCACTTAATGACACAAATACATCATCTAGTAAAATTACAAGTAGATCCGGTTCTATTTCAATAGACAAAAAAGCAAATACTACGGAAAAAACCACCGATAAACAGGACTCCAAAGCATCAAGTAATGCAGGATCGGTTTGTGAGGAGCCAGTGAAATCCCCGGTTAACGAAACAGTTACATCTTCTTCTAAAGTTGCAAGTAGATCCGGATCTATCACTGATGACCAAGCAAAAACTACAGAAATATCCGAAGATAAAAAAGATTCAAAAGCATCAAGTAAGGAAGCTTCAGTTTGTGATGAACCAGTGAAATCTCCGGTTAATGAAACAATTACGTCTTCTTCTAAAGTTGCAAGTAGATCCGCTTCTATTACAAACGAACAAGAAAAAACTACAGGAAACGTGAATGATAACCAAGATTCAAAGGCGTCTAGTAGGGCAGGCTCAGTTTGTGATGAACACGTTAAATCTCCAGTTCATGAAACATTTACATCGTCTTCTAAAGTTGCTAGTAGATCCGGTTCTATTATAACAGAAGAACAGGAAAAAACCACCGATAAACAGGATTCCAAAGCATCAAGTAAAGCAGGTTCAGTTTGTGATGAACCAGTGAAATCTCCAGTTCATGAAACAATTTTGACAGCCAATAAAGTTCCAAGCAGATCAGGTTCTATTACAACAGATGAACAAGAAAAAACCCTCGATAAACTGGAATCCAAAACATCAAGTAAGTCAG GTTCAGTTTGTGATGAACCAGTGAAATCTCCAGTTcatgaaacaattttaacagCCAATAAAGTTTCAAGCAGATCAGGTTCTATTACAACAGATGAACAAGAAAAATCCCTCGATAAACTGGAATCCAAAGCATCAAGTAAAGCAG GTTCAGTTTGTGATGAACCAGTGAAATCTCCAGTTCATGAAACAATTTTGACAGCCGATAAAGTTGCAAGCAGATCCG GTTCTATTACAACAGATGAACAAGAAAAAACCCTCGATAAACTGGAATCCAAAGCATCAAGTAAAGCAGGTTCAGTTTGTGATGAACCAGTGAAATCTCCAGTTCATGAAACAATTTTGACAGCTAATATAGTTACAAGTAGGTCTGGTTCTATTACAAACGAACAAGAAAAAACTACAGAAAACGTGAATGAAAACCAAGGTTCAAAGGAGTCTAGTAGGGCAGGCTCAGTTTGTGATGAACATGTAAAATCTCCAGTTCATGAAACAATTACGTCTTCTTCTAAAGTTGCAAGTAGATCCGCTTCTATTACAACGGAGGAACAAGAAAAAACCCTCGATAAACTGGAATCCAAAGCATCAAGTAAAGCAGGTTCAGTTTGTGATGAACCAGTGAAATCTCCAGTTCATGAAACAATTTTGACAGCCGATAAAGTTGCAAGCAGATCAGGTTCTATTACAACAGATGAACAAGAAAAAACCCTCGATAAACTGGAATCCAAAGCATCAAGTAAAGCAGGTTCAGTTTGTGATGAACAAGTTAAATCTCCAGTTCATGAAACAATTACGTCTTCTTCTAAAGTTGCTAGTAGATCCGGTTCTATTACAACAGATGAACAGGAAATAACCACCGATAAAATAGATTCCAAAGCATCAAGTAAAGCAGGTTCAGTTTGTGATGAACCAGTGAAATCTCCAGTTCATGAAACAATTTTGACAGCCGATAAAGTTGCAAGCAGATCCG GTTCTATTACAACAGATGAACAAGAAAAAACCCTCGATAAACTGGAATCCAAAGCATCAAGTAAGTCAAGTTCAGTTTGTGATGAACCTGTGAAATCTCCGATTCGTGAAACAATTACGTCTTCTTCTAAAGTTGCAAGTAGATCCGGTTCTATTACAAACGAACAAGAAAAAACTACTGAAAACGTAAATGATAACCAAGATTCAAAGGTGTCTAGTAGGGCGGGCTCAGTTTGTGATAAACACGTTAAATCTCCAGTTTATGAAACAATTACGTCTTCTTCTAAAGTTGCTAGTAGATCCGGTTCTATTACAACAGATGAACAGGAAATAACCACCGATATAATGGATTCCAAAGCATCAAGTAAAGCAGGTTCAGTTTGTGATGAATTAGTGGAATCTCTATTATGTGAAGCCACGGCATCAGACAAGATCAAAACAATGATATCCAGTTCTATATCTCATGAACCACTACATGATAATCAATACTCAAAGGTTTCAAGAAAAGCCAGTTCCATATGTGAAGAACCATTAAAATCGTCGGAACTAGAAATAAATACTGATGTGacgaaattaaaaagtagACCGAGTTCAATTAACCAAGACCaagatattgtttataattctcTTACAGACAAACAAGAATTTAATGCATCTAGTAATGAAACTAGCTCAATTAATTATAGGGaaccaataaaaatagattgttttgaaaaaaataccaatgAAAGGGTTATTTCTAGTAGACCCAATTCAGAAGAAGAATTACTTGATTCTGTacctagtattaataaatactccACTTTAGAAAATACTATATCTGACATATCTTTTAAAGAACAAGAAATAGTTTCtacatcattaataaataagagtAATTCAATTTGCCAAGATACAGAGAGTACACCAACATTAGCAATGGACAAATATGATATTGAAACAAGTAGTAGAAAAGATTCGTTTTGTCAGGATAAGAATGAATCCATAACAATTTCGTCAAGTAGTACTAGTTCAATTTGTCAAGAAATTAATACTCAATCTTCAAAACTTTCTAGTAGGAAAAGTTCTATTATCGatgatttaattgataaaccttcaaaattacaaattggGGAAAAGAGCTCTAGTCTTCaagaatcaaatatttatgaccATAGCATTGAtgataattctaaaatattcaacaaatcTGGATCCTTGTGTGATGAAATGCTAAATATGTCGTTTAATAAAGTAACAGAAAATgtcatttcaaataaaacatgtGAACGAATAGTTTCTCCAACACTTATCGCTGAAAATACAGAATGTAAAATAGACAATAAAGAGGGATCTGTGGGCGAAGAATCAATGAAATCTTCTAATAATGAAACTGGCAATAAaggaaatttaatttcaagtaCTCTAAATTCAATTCCTCAAAAAacagaagaagaaaaaaatcaatcatcaAAATCAAGTTCTATATTTGATGAAACACAAAAGttacaaattgaaaataataaaatcattttgtcACCTTTCGAAATAATCGAAACcaatgttattgaaaaaaaagtggaAGAATCAAAATCTTTAGGCAGAATAGGATCTTTGTGTGAAGAAATTGCTAAATTTTTAACAGatgacgataaaaaaatgtctacgAATAATACATATGAATCGTCATGCGGTATAAACGAatctactttaaaaaataacaatgaagTATTAAAAGTTGAAACTGAACCATTATtacagtttgaaaaaaatacttatgctTTGAACAAGATTGAAAAACCTTTACAACTCGACGATGAAGTCAAAGTTAGTGAAAAACATGATAACATAAATGAGAAAAATACAGATCATAGTCTTCCTGCTGAAAATATCACTGTTTCTAATATTAAGTCCTCAGATATTTCTACAATATTgattgaagaaaataataagactGGTATAATGAATGTTGCTCAAATGGTAgggaaaaatattaacgaCGAATCTTTTACCAAACATACCGCTATAACTGACAATGAatccaaaaatttaaaaacggtCAATCCAATTTCTAGTATTACTTCAGAAGAatgtattagtaaattatcaaatgttttaattgaagATATAGTGAAATCATCTAATGAGAAAAATATCATGAATAATTCATCATTAACAGACATTTGTGTAAACCAACCATTAGGTGTTACTCTAAATAGTGAAGACTTGGGTGTTACTAAAGATATAGTAATGCAATTAAAAAGAGATGTACACGAAGCATTACATCAATGTAGTAGTGATGACGAGCGGCCATATACTCCTCAAAGCGAATCTAGCATGTCTAGATCGGCAATGAATATTGATGAAGACGATGATGATAACGAagacaataaaattgaaaccGATGATGATATGGCTGGATCTCCTATGTCAACTGGACCATCACCAATCCAAATGCAACTCGATAATCGACAAGTAGAAATTAATATCGATTTTAATAAAGCCATTCAGGAACATAGGATTACTAGAGGAGAAGATTTGACAACTACTGAAGCAAATGGTAACCATGTTACAGAAATTAAAACAACtgaacatgataatattaatcaaaaccaAAGCACTTCATCCGATACGGTTCAGAGTTGGGGTAAACCACTAGGTCTACCGCCAGTACAAAGCATTAATAATAACGGTTTTGATCCAATACGTGAATGGGGAAAACCATTTGGTCTTCCTTCTCCAACACAGCCGGTCCTTGAACTCGGAGAAACTCAAAATATGAGTAGTAAGATTACACccaaaaagttgaaaaaaattatggacAACAAACCAATAATTAATGTCATGG atAAAGACTCGCAAAATCGAATTCGACGATCGGAGTCGCCGAGCAAACTTAGGAGTCGATCATCAAGTCGGATGTCGAGAATTAATCCTGTTTATCTGGATCTTATTTATGTGCCACATCAtggaaattcaaaatatgtatctgCTGACTTCTTTAAGCGCGTACGAGCTAGAAATTACGTTTTTAGCGGTACTGACCCTAGTAAAGAAGTCTTAAATGCCTTAATCGAAGGTAAACAGGCTTGGGAGGATCAAGATTTAG aaGTCACCATAATACCAACTTATGATACTGATACGCTGGGTCAATGGGTGGCAGAAAATGAAGAGCTGCTGACCAAGTTGAAGATTGATTTAAGTCCCAGCGCTAGTCGATGCACGATAAAATTACAAGATCATAATACCAGCTGCTCCGCATATAGactagaattttaa